The Rhizophagus irregularis chromosome 2, complete sequence genome contains a region encoding:
- a CDS encoding uncharacterized protein (SECRETED:cutsite_SSA-LP; SECRETED:prob_0.8454); SECRETED:SignalP(1-21), whose translation MNYFTILSIFILLSLINISSALPNGNGSLTKLKKRNDCSCSFAIADFKSGSARGIVTFSQDESGHTEVAGIFSKGLSDDSASYGFRIVDECRNVLFDLTDGLNIQPDSDGDGSKSFRHKFTEFDVDCTSNGILTKKVHSSKRNNDSNCHNNKLRKRLPNGGELTINGEGASYAGLTK comes from the coding sequence atgaattactttacaattttaagcatctttattcttttatctCTCATTAATATTTCATCCGCTCTTCCAAATGGTAATGGATCATTAACTAAGCTTAAAAAACGAAATGATTGTAGTTGTTCTTTCGCCATTGCGGATTTCAAATCTGGTTCAGCAAGAGGTATCGTAACCTTTTCGCAAGACGAGTCTGGTCACACCGAGGTCGCAGGGATCTTTAGCAAAGGTCTCAGTGATGATAGCGCATCATACGGATTTAGAATTGTTGATGAGTGCAGGAATGTACTCTTCGATCTCACGGACGGATTGAATATACAACCAGATAGTGATGGTGATGGTAGCAAATCTTTTAGACATAAATTTACAGAATTTGATGTTGACTGTACTAGCAATGGTATCCTCACCAAAAAAGTTCACAGTAGTAAACGTAATAATGATAGTAATTGTCATAACAACAAACTTAGGAAACGTCTTCCTAATGGTGGAGAATTAACTATAAATGGTGAAGGGGCCAGTTATGCTGgattaactaaataa